A single genomic interval of Lucilia cuprina isolate Lc7/37 chromosome 2, ASM2204524v1, whole genome shotgun sequence harbors:
- the LOC124421477 gene encoding uncharacterized protein LOC124421477, producing the protein MRRTALLVPNNLTIKTNDILRQHKYINSYEKLLRIFVYVSRYAFSIVRKETPKIGPIEVEEMKISLELICRLIQGQLFSRELSCLKDNQQIHRQLKLVMLSPLLQNGLIRMGGRLNNTNLPFSVKHPIVLPSTHNFVHTLIRYYHHKNHHADAPTLHNILREILWILKARHNIIIHNCVFCYRFRPVTEHQIMGALPKFELIQSSSQHAPPLEALFQH; encoded by the exons ATGAGACGAACCGCTTTATTGGTAccaaataatttaacaataaaaacaaatgacaTATTGAGgcaacataaatatattaatagttatgaaaagcttttaagaatATTTGTTTACGTGTCTCGATATGCATTTTCTATTGTGCGTAAAGAAACACCAAAAATTGGCCCAATTGAAGTAGaagaaatgaaaatatcatTGGAACTTATTTGCCGTTTAATTCAAGGTCAGTTATTTTCAAGGGAGCTTAGTTGTCTTAAAGATAATCAACAAATTCATCGTCAATTAAAGTTAGTAATGTTGTCACCATTATTACAAAATGGTCTAATACGAATGG GTGGCCGACTCAATAATACAAATCTACCTTTTTCGGTAAAACACCCAATAGTACTACCATCAACACATAATTTCGTACATACTCTTATTCGATACTATCATCACAAAAATCATCATGCAGATGCACCAACTCTACACAATATTCTTCGTGAAATTCTGTGGATACTTAAGGCAAGGCATAATATAATAATACATAACTGTGTTTTCTGCTATCGATTTCGTCCTGTAACAGAGCATCAAATAATGGGAGCACTACCAAAATTTGAGTTAATACAATCAAGTTCTCAACATGCTCCCCCTTTGGAAGCCTTGTTtcaacattaa